The Ahaetulla prasina isolate Xishuangbanna chromosome 4, ASM2864084v1, whole genome shotgun sequence genome has a window encoding:
- the EMP3 gene encoding epithelial membrane protein 3, whose amino-acid sequence MSFLLFAVTALHVLILILLFVATLDKSWWVLPNRETVNIWNECLMEHQNWTCQPVSDSQWLHGVQAFMVLSLLFSSLAFIIFMWQLYTMKRGSLFYATGIFQILTAVSVFTAALIYTIHVDTFQQNRMPGGSYGHCFVLAWLAFPLALVSGIVYIHLRKKE is encoded by the exons ATGAGTTTCCTTCTCTTTGCGGTCACAGCCCTCCATGTTCTTATCCTCATCTTACTCTTCGTAGCCACTTTGGACAAG TCATGGTGGGTTCTGCCTAACAGAGAAACAGTGAACATCTGGAATGAATGTCTGATGGAGCACCAGAACTGGACTTGTCAACCGGTGTCTGACAGTC AATGGCTTCATGGAGTCCAGGCATTCATGGTTTTAAGCCTTCTTTTTTCCAGTTTAGCTTTCATTATTTTCATGTGGCAGCTCTACACGATGAAGCGGGGAAGCCTGTTTTATGCCACGGGAATTTTCCAGATATTGACTG CTGTCTCAGTATTCACAGCTGCCTTGATCTACACTATCCACGTGGATACGTTCCAGCAGAACCGAATGCCTGGTGGCTCTTATGGTCATTGTTTTGTGCTAGCCTGGCTTGCTTTTCCCTTGGCCCTTGTCAGTGGGATCGTCTACATCCACCTTCGGAAGAAAGAGTGA